A single Dreissena polymorpha isolate Duluth1 chromosome 14, UMN_Dpol_1.0, whole genome shotgun sequence DNA region contains:
- the LOC127858485 gene encoding adhesive plaque matrix protein-like, with amino-acid sequence MGDTSHVKPLLGDTSHVKPLLGDTSHVKPLLGETSHVKPLLGDTSHLKPLLGDTSHVKPLLADTYHVKPLLGDTSHVKPLLGDISHVKPLLGDTYHVKPLFGDTSHVKPLLGDTSHVKPLLGDTSHVNPLLGDTSHVKSLLGDTSHVKPLLGDTYHVKPLLGDTSHVKPLLGDTSHVKPLLGDTSHVKPLLGDTSHVKPLLGDTSHVKPLHGDTSHVKPLLGDTSHVKPLLADTSHVKPLLGDTPHVKPLLADTSHVKPLLGDTPHVKPLLADTSHVKPLLGDTSHVKPLLADTSHVKPLLADTSLLIPNFFFHLQLLFQDS; translated from the coding sequence ATGGGGGACACCTCCCATGTGAAACCCTTGCTGGGGGACACCTCCCATGTGAAACCCTTGCTGGGGGACACCTCCCATGTGAAACCCTTGCTGGGGGAAACCTCCCATGTGAAACCTTTGTTGGGGGACACCTCACATTTGAAACCCTTGCTGGGGGACACCTCCCATGTGAAACCCTTGCTGGCGGACACCTACCATGTGAAACCCTTGTTGGGGGACACCTCCCATGTGAAACCCTTGCTGGGGGACATCTCCCATGTGAAACCCTTGTTGGGGGACACCTACCACGTGAAACCCTTGTTTGGGGACACCTCCCATGTGAAACCCTTGCTGGGGGACACCTCCCATGTGAAACCCTTGTTGGGGGACACCTCCCATGTGAATCCCTTGCTAGGGGACACCTCCCATGTGAAATCCTTGCTGGGGGACACCTCCCATGTGAAACCCTTGTTGGGGGACACCTACCATGTGAAACCCTTGTTGGGGGACACCTCCCATGTGAAACCCTTGCTGGGGGACACCTCCCATGTGAAACCCTTGCTGGGGGACACCTCCCATGTGAAACCCTTGTTGGGGGACACCTCCCATGTGAAACCCTTGCTGGGGGACACCTCCCATGTGAAACCCTTGCATGGGGACACCTCCCATGTGAAACCCTTGCTGGGGGACACCTCCCATGTGAAACCCTTGCTGGCGGACACCTCCCATGTGAAACCCTTGCTGGGGGACACCCCCCATGTGAAACCCTTGCTGGCGGACACCTCCCATGTGAAACCCTTGCTGGGGGACACCCCCCATGTGAAACCCTTGCTGGCGGACACCTCCCATGTGAAACCCTTGCTGGGGGACACCTCCCATGTGAAACCCTTGCTGGCGGACACCTCCCATGTGAAACCCTTGCTGGCGGACACCTCCCTTTTAATCCCaaattttttctttcatttgcaGTTGTTATTTCAGGATTCATAA